From one Thermanaeromonas sp. C210 genomic stretch:
- a CDS encoding ABC transporter ATP-binding protein produces MLYLSGVEVQVPGFRLQDISFRVERGRCLVIVGPSGSGKTLLLDTICGVHAVKKGSIILEDRDITRARPEERKIGYLPQNLALFPHLSVMDNILFGARARKMPLDRARDRARKLAGLLQIEHLLERKSPLHLSGGEKQRVALARALLVEPSVILLDEPFSALDSFIRRKLVLYLREVFNKLGTTVIHVTHDLQEAFLLADHLGVMLGGKLHQVGTPEEVYYRPATLGVARLFAGRNVFRGLITDIEPGVSLVARTPRGFVCELPWREGLGAGQQVVFGLSPREVVIIREGKPLRPKVQANVFPARISSLFDGYGSYLVFLTLDGSGETVELEIPSYVFRDMGLAAGAEVQVSLKKDSLWVLPDEPDGGGSWEEEPAPGGS; encoded by the coding sequence ATGCTGTACCTGTCCGGTGTGGAAGTGCAAGTCCCGGGGTTCCGGCTGCAAGATATATCCTTTAGAGTGGAGCGGGGCCGGTGCCTGGTCATCGTAGGCCCTTCGGGTTCGGGTAAAACCCTGCTCTTGGACACCATCTGCGGGGTCCACGCCGTAAAAAAGGGTTCCATTATCCTGGAGGATCGCGATATAACCCGGGCCCGGCCGGAGGAAAGGAAAATTGGCTATCTGCCGCAGAATTTGGCCCTGTTTCCCCATTTGTCGGTCATGGATAACATCCTCTTCGGTGCCAGGGCCCGGAAAATGCCCCTCGACCGGGCCCGGGACAGGGCCCGGAAGCTGGCCGGGCTCCTCCAGATCGAACACTTGCTCGAAAGGAAATCCCCCCTTCATTTGAGCGGCGGGGAGAAGCAGCGGGTGGCCCTCGCCCGGGCCCTGCTGGTGGAACCCTCGGTTATCCTGCTGGACGAGCCCTTTTCCGCCCTGGACAGCTTTATACGGCGCAAGCTAGTCCTTTATCTTAGAGAAGTATTCAACAAGCTGGGGACCACCGTCATTCACGTTACCCACGACCTCCAAGAGGCCTTCCTGCTGGCCGATCACCTGGGCGTCATGCTGGGGGGGAAGCTTCACCAGGTCGGGACGCCGGAAGAAGTGTACTACCGGCCGGCCACTCTGGGAGTGGCGCGGCTGTTTGCCGGGCGCAACGTATTTAGGGGCCTCATAACGGATATCGAGCCCGGTGTGTCCCTGGTGGCCCGCACCCCCCGCGGTTTTGTGTGTGAACTGCCCTGGAGGGAGGGGCTGGGAGCAGGACAGCAGGTGGTCTTCGGCCTGAGCCCCCGGGAAGTGGTCATCATCCGGGAGGGGAAGCCCCTGCGGCCCAAGGTGCAGGCCAATGTCTTTCCGGCCCGGATATCCAGCCTTTTTGACGGTTACGGCAGTTACCTGGTGTTCCTCACCCTGGACGGTTCGGGAGAAACTGTGGAACTGGAGATACCCAGCTATGTCTTCCGCGATATGGGGCTGGCGGCCGGGGCGGAGGTACAGGTTTCCCTCAAGAAGGATTCCCTGTGGGTCCTGCCGGATGAGCCGGACGGCGGCGGGTCTTGGGAGGAGGAGCCGGCGCCCGGAGGCTCCTAG
- a CDS encoding sigma-70 family RNA polymerase sigma factor encodes MAAWLLTGLCHEATRLARKQKYLRKHELLILNKPVNQESEEEEREMVDALASPADTLAEVEDTLFLEEALSVLTPQQQRVIIATVLNGATEYEVAKKLGISQPAVHRIKVRALNRLRKHLVPDGPDQPVGT; translated from the coding sequence GTGGCAGCCTGGCTCTTAACCGGTCTATGCCACGAGGCCACCAGGCTGGCAAGAAAGCAGAAATACTTAAGAAAGCACGAGCTGCTAATCCTTAATAAACCTGTGAATCAAGAATCCGAAGAAGAGGAAAGGGAAATGGTTGACGCCCTTGCTTCTCCTGCCGACACCCTGGCCGAAGTAGAGGACACTCTGTTCCTCGAAGAAGCCCTTTCGGTGCTTACACCCCAACAGCAGAGAGTTATTATCGCTACCGTCTTAAACGGAGCCACGGAATATGAAGTGGCCAAAAAACTAGGGATTTCCCAACCGGCAGTGCACCGGATTAAAGTACGCGCCTTGAACAGGCTTAGGAAGCATTTGGTCCCCGACGGACCCGACCAGCCAGTAGGCACTTGA
- the tilS gene encoding tRNA lysidine(34) synthetase TilS, with product MESFLAKVRRTISRYGLLNRGDKVVVGVSGGPDSLALLYCLLELRDEFGVSLHVAHLNHLLRGEAAAREAAFVSRLAEDLGLPATVEARDVRAYRKECRLSVEEAAREVRYAFLREVAARVGARKIAVGHQADDQAETVLLNLLRGSGLAGLKAMVPCREGIIRPLLFVSRAEIEAYCREKGLQPCCDWTNWDTAYRRNKIRHELLPLLARQYNPAVVPALARTAALLAEENELLEDLARQGLARVVLERGPASLLLDREAFLGLAPALQRRALRAAAVEVGGGAEFEHVEALREIIRAGTGALTLPKGVQVRVEGGRIRFGRPGRGAGEAPVFSYPLRVPGVTSLPEIGRAIRAEVLPPPERVVAPPHEAWLDWERIAGPLVVRNWRPGDRFSPLGMKGSKKLQDLFVDAGVPAAERRRLPVVAAGKNIIWVAGVRIAENYKITPATKEALHLVLEGEEG from the coding sequence ATGGAGTCGTTTTTGGCCAAGGTCCGCCGGACCATAAGCCGCTACGGCCTGCTGAACAGGGGAGACAAAGTCGTAGTAGGGGTTTCGGGTGGCCCGGACTCCCTGGCCCTCCTGTACTGCCTGCTGGAGCTCCGGGATGAGTTCGGCGTCAGCCTGCACGTAGCCCATCTTAACCACCTTTTACGGGGTGAAGCGGCCGCCCGGGAGGCGGCTTTTGTTTCCCGCCTGGCGGAGGACCTGGGGCTCCCCGCCACGGTGGAGGCCCGTGATGTGAGGGCCTACCGGAAGGAATGCCGCCTTTCCGTGGAAGAGGCGGCCCGGGAGGTCCGCTACGCCTTTTTGCGGGAGGTGGCTGCCAGGGTCGGGGCCCGGAAAATCGCCGTAGGCCACCAGGCCGACGACCAGGCGGAGACGGTGCTGCTCAATCTCCTGCGGGGCAGCGGCCTGGCGGGGCTCAAGGCCATGGTACCCTGCCGGGAAGGCATTATCCGGCCTTTGCTCTTCGTGAGCCGGGCGGAAATCGAGGCCTACTGCCGGGAAAAGGGCCTGCAGCCCTGCTGCGACTGGACCAATTGGGACACGGCCTACCGCCGGAATAAAATACGCCACGAGCTCCTGCCCCTTCTGGCCCGCCAGTACAATCCGGCCGTTGTACCTGCCCTGGCACGGACGGCAGCCCTTTTAGCGGAAGAAAATGAACTTTTGGAGGACCTGGCCCGGCAGGGGCTGGCGCGGGTAGTGCTGGAAAGGGGACCCGCCTCCCTCCTGCTGGACCGGGAGGCCTTTTTGGGCCTGGCGCCCGCCCTCCAGCGCCGCGCCTTAAGGGCGGCGGCTGTGGAGGTGGGCGGCGGGGCGGAGTTTGAACACGTGGAGGCCCTGCGGGAGATCATACGGGCGGGCACCGGAGCCTTAACCTTGCCTAAGGGCGTGCAGGTCCGGGTTGAGGGGGGACGGATCCGTTTCGGCCGGCCCGGCCGCGGAGCCGGGGAAGCTCCGGTTTTCAGTTATCCCCTGCGGGTTCCCGGCGTCACTTCCCTGCCCGAGATCGGACGGGCTATAAGGGCCGAGGTGCTTCCGCCGCCGGAGCGGGTGGTGGCCCCCCCTCATGAAGCTTGGCTGGATTGGGAAAGGATCGCGGGCCCCCTCGTGGTCCGCAATTGGCGTCCGGGGGACCGGTTCTCCCCCCTGGGTATGAAGGGAAGCAAGAAACTGCAGGACCTTTTTGTGGATGCGGGGGTTCCGGCCGCCGAGAGGCGACGGTTGCCGGTGGTTGCTGCAGGAAAAAATATTATATGGGTGGCCGGGGTGCGCATCGCCGAGAACTATAAGATAACCCCGGCCACTAAGGAAGCCCTGCACCTGGTGCTGGAAGGCGAGGAGGGGTAA
- a CDS encoding SpoIIE family protein phosphatase: MAESSQRLSRVAVGGWLGSLGLLGATFLLTRATLLGELMPFGPGILIALAGRRPRLLWPAVLTAGAGLYGVAAGIEAYLRLAVFVALGIALSLPQARRLERGIAVAALGTAVIILIRGLGQAFLGPSFYGWVLLLFEAVLAGGLALAWLEAGVSRHREERLLGLGLFALGLLLGLEGWQVAGMSLQSLVGRLFILAAAIVGGAGSGAAMGAVLGFLPSLTSLTAPALAGLLALVGLTAGAFHSLGKLGVVGGFMLAHLLLSSYFLGAQGANLALKESAVVALVVLLWPTKWIKPATSFFNKEGPESAASPPVARAQRLAAALKFLGESLENAVEAGTGSAGAAVRQVARLVCEGCPANKVCWELDGDKLTSALKDLLVRKGTAGLVAADLPGWLQGRCGRARELLAALEAQARKFTPEQAAQGLAPLLARQFRALGSLLEDSLRETAAAGEAAAKEPFLRVEVGYTSCARQQDLTCGDSFLAAPLEEGRYLLVLSDGMGAGREARRTSHTAVELVKELLAAGFSRELALRLVNMVLLLRSPRESFATLDMAVLDLNQGQAEFTKLGACSGFLVRGQRVLTIKPQSLPVGILEDIPLEVSREEIQPGDVLVMVSDGVLEAHRDPAEKDRWVAAALKRATESEPQRLAERLLNQAVALAGGSPADDMLVAVARLEQVGRT, translated from the coding sequence TTGGCCGAGAGTTCGCAGCGCTTGTCGAGGGTTGCGGTGGGCGGGTGGCTGGGCAGCCTGGGCCTTTTGGGGGCCACTTTCCTCCTAACCCGCGCCACCCTGCTGGGGGAGCTTATGCCCTTCGGTCCGGGAATCCTCATCGCCCTGGCGGGGCGCCGGCCCCGCCTCCTGTGGCCGGCGGTGCTAACGGCCGGGGCGGGCCTGTACGGCGTGGCAGCGGGTATAGAGGCCTACCTCCGCCTAGCCGTCTTTGTCGCCCTGGGGATCGCCCTTTCCCTGCCCCAGGCCCGCCGCCTGGAAAGGGGGATAGCCGTAGCGGCCCTGGGTACGGCCGTGATCATTTTAATCCGCGGCCTTGGACAGGCTTTCCTGGGCCCCTCCTTTTACGGCTGGGTCCTGCTCCTCTTTGAGGCGGTCCTGGCCGGCGGCCTGGCCCTGGCGTGGCTGGAGGCGGGGGTGAGCCGGCACCGGGAAGAGAGGCTTTTGGGCCTCGGCCTCTTTGCGCTGGGCCTCCTTTTAGGCCTGGAGGGGTGGCAGGTGGCCGGTATGTCCCTCCAGAGCCTAGTGGGGAGGCTGTTTATTCTGGCGGCCGCTATAGTGGGAGGTGCGGGGTCCGGGGCGGCCATGGGTGCCGTTCTCGGGTTCCTTCCCAGCCTTACCAGCCTGACGGCTCCGGCCCTGGCCGGCCTCCTGGCCCTCGTAGGGTTGACGGCCGGGGCCTTTCACAGCCTGGGCAAGCTCGGCGTGGTGGGGGGCTTTATGCTAGCCCACCTGCTCCTTTCGAGTTACTTCCTGGGAGCCCAGGGGGCCAACTTGGCCTTGAAAGAGAGCGCCGTGGTGGCGCTGGTGGTTCTCCTGTGGCCGACCAAATGGATCAAGCCCGCAACCTCTTTTTTCAATAAAGAAGGGCCAGAATCCGCCGCGAGCCCTCCAGTAGCTCGGGCACAGAGGCTGGCCGCCGCCCTTAAATTCCTCGGGGAAAGCCTGGAAAATGCCGTTGAGGCCGGCACCGGCAGTGCGGGAGCCGCCGTGCGTCAGGTGGCCCGGCTGGTATGCGAAGGGTGCCCGGCCAACAAAGTTTGTTGGGAACTGGATGGGGACAAGCTTACGTCTGCCCTCAAGGACCTGCTGGTGAGGAAGGGAACGGCGGGTCTGGTGGCGGCCGATCTTCCCGGCTGGCTGCAGGGCCGCTGCGGCAGGGCCCGGGAGCTCCTGGCGGCCCTGGAAGCCCAGGCCCGGAAGTTCACGCCGGAACAGGCCGCCCAGGGCCTGGCTCCCCTGCTGGCCCGCCAATTTAGAGCTCTGGGAAGCCTCCTGGAGGATAGCCTCCGGGAGACTGCGGCGGCGGGCGAGGCTGCCGCAAAGGAGCCCTTCCTCAGGGTAGAGGTGGGCTACACCTCGTGCGCCCGCCAGCAGGACTTAACCTGCGGGGATTCCTTCCTGGCCGCCCCCTTGGAAGAGGGCCGGTATCTCCTGGTCTTGAGCGACGGCATGGGTGCGGGCCGGGAGGCCCGGAGGACCAGCCACACCGCTGTGGAGCTGGTGAAGGAACTGCTGGCCGCCGGCTTCTCCCGGGAGCTGGCCCTGCGCCTTGTCAATATGGTTCTCCTCCTGCGGTCCCCCCGGGAAAGCTTTGCCACCCTGGACATGGCGGTCCTGGACCTTAACCAGGGCCAGGCCGAATTTACGAAGCTGGGGGCCTGCTCCGGTTTTCTGGTCAGGGGACAGCGGGTCCTGACTATTAAGCCCCAGTCCCTCCCCGTGGGCATCCTGGAGGACATTCCCCTCGAGGTGAGCCGGGAAGAAATACAGCCCGGGGATGTACTGGTCATGGTTAGCGACGGCGTGCTGGAAGCCCACCGCGACCCGGCGGAAAAGGATCGCTGGGTGGCAGCAGCCCTGAAAAGGGCAACGGAGTCCGAGCCCCAGAGGCTGGCCGAGCGCCTTCTAAACCAGGCCGTGGCCCTGGCCGGGGGCAGCCCGGCGGACGATATGCTGGTGGCCGTAGCCCGCCTTGAGCAGGTCGGCCGGACGTAA
- the modA gene encoding molybdate ABC transporter substrate-binding protein, whose translation MSGRRHFLWMLAAVVMAMAMASALLGGCAGRPERGGEGVATAREIRVFAGSASKPPLEEIAARFEARTGTRVTLTFGGSGAVLSQMKLSKQGDIYLPGSSDFMELAKKEGVVLPETERIVVYLVPAINVPKGNPQGIQGLEDLAKPGVKVGMARPDTVCVGLYGAEILEKAGLDSEVKENIVTYVESCEKVANLVALGQVDAVLGWEVFASWNPDKIETIYLPPEKVSRIGYIPVAVSSYSTQRDLAQQFIDYLTSEEGKAVFKKWGYLTTEEEARRLAPQAPVGGEYRLQNPW comes from the coding sequence TTGAGCGGCAGGCGGCACTTCTTATGGATGCTGGCGGCGGTGGTAATGGCCATGGCAATGGCGAGCGCCCTGCTGGGCGGCTGCGCCGGCCGCCCGGAAAGGGGAGGGGAAGGGGTGGCTACCGCCCGGGAGATCAGGGTGTTTGCCGGGTCGGCCAGCAAGCCTCCCCTGGAAGAGATCGCGGCCAGGTTCGAAGCCAGGACGGGCACCAGGGTGACTCTCACCTTCGGCGGGTCGGGCGCGGTCCTGAGCCAGATGAAATTGAGCAAGCAGGGGGATATTTACCTGCCGGGTTCCTCGGATTTCATGGAGCTGGCCAAAAAGGAAGGGGTAGTGCTGCCGGAAACCGAGAGGATCGTGGTCTACCTGGTCCCCGCTATCAACGTTCCTAAAGGCAATCCCCAAGGCATTCAGGGCCTAGAAGATCTGGCCAAACCCGGCGTAAAGGTAGGTATGGCCCGGCCGGACACGGTCTGTGTGGGCCTTTACGGAGCGGAGATTTTGGAAAAGGCCGGCTTGGATTCCGAAGTGAAGGAAAACATCGTTACTTATGTGGAAAGCTGCGAAAAGGTGGCCAACCTGGTGGCCCTGGGACAGGTGGACGCCGTGCTGGGCTGGGAAGTATTTGCTTCCTGGAATCCGGATAAAATCGAAACCATCTACCTGCCCCCGGAGAAGGTGTCCAGGATCGGCTACATCCCGGTGGCCGTTTCCAGCTATTCCACCCAGAGGGATTTGGCCCAGCAGTTCATCGATTATCTTACTTCTGAAGAAGGCAAGGCTGTCTTTAAAAAATGGGGCTACCTGACCACCGAGGAGGAAGCCCGCCGGCTGGCTCCCCAGGCCCCCGTGGGCGGGGAGTACCGCCTCCAAAACCCCTGGTAA
- a CDS encoding DMT family transporter, with the protein MFLALIIALVAGVAMAVQGSLNAALAKITGLLQATLVVHLTATIATALLLLWPLSPGSLGKITQTPWYLLLGGLIGVLITYGVMASISRAGAALATTAIIVGQVTMALIIDHLGLFGLNKIPFTWWKALGLVLLAAGARLMLN; encoded by the coding sequence ATGTTCCTCGCCCTGATCATTGCCCTCGTGGCCGGGGTGGCCATGGCCGTTCAAGGTTCCCTAAATGCAGCCCTGGCCAAAATTACCGGCCTCCTCCAGGCCACCCTCGTGGTCCACCTTACGGCTACCATAGCGACTGCCCTTTTACTTCTTTGGCCCCTTAGCCCCGGCAGTTTAGGTAAAATTACCCAGACCCCCTGGTATTTGCTCCTCGGGGGTCTTATCGGGGTGCTCATCACCTACGGCGTAATGGCCAGCATATCCCGGGCCGGAGCGGCCCTGGCCACCACCGCCATCATTGTGGGACAGGTAACCATGGCCCTGATCATCGACCACCTGGGGCTCTTCGGCCTCAACAAAATCCCCTTTACCTGGTGGAAGGCCCTGGGCCTGGTTCTATTGGCGGCCGGAGCGCGCCTGATGTTGAATTAG
- a CDS encoding helix-turn-helix domain-containing protein: MSRKVKLRELIMKAQAGDQEALAELIQRFSPVIKKYSRRLGYDYEEARSDLVAWIVDAVRRYKPKTPWGRSELEQYFSEKNNRGKSS, encoded by the coding sequence ATGTCGAGAAAGGTTAAACTACGGGAGTTAATTATGAAGGCCCAAGCTGGTGACCAAGAAGCCCTCGCCGAGCTGATTCAGCGCTTTAGCCCGGTAATTAAGAAATACAGCCGCCGCCTAGGTTATGATTATGAGGAAGCACGCTCTGACTTGGTAGCCTGGATAGTAGACGCCGTTCGCCGATACAAGCCCAAAACCCCGTGGGGAAGGAGCGAACTAGAGCAATACTTTTCAGAAAAGAATAATCGCGGAAAATCATCTTGA
- a CDS encoding ABC transporter permease → MKKKDAFNLATTGLLGIVLAYFLLLFLAQIPYVRPDILLESLQDKEIQFALGLSLKTSLVSASLAVILGTPVAYLLSRRPFRGKILVDTVLDLPTGVSPIALGALLLIFFNQPVGLWIQQHLIPVVFTPAGIIVAQTTITLALAIRLIKAVFDSIDTHYELTARLLGESSGGAFWRVTLPMARQGILSAFILSWARALGEFGATVTLAGATKFKTETLPIAIYLNLASANIEKAVVLIWILLLVSFLVLLSLRYLDNERRAAF, encoded by the coding sequence ATGAAGAAAAAGGATGCTTTCAACCTGGCCACTACAGGCCTTTTGGGAATCGTCCTGGCCTACTTCTTACTCTTGTTTTTGGCCCAGATACCGTATGTTAGGCCTGATATTCTACTGGAGAGCTTGCAGGACAAGGAGATACAGTTCGCCCTCGGCCTCTCCCTTAAAACATCCCTGGTGTCCGCCTCCCTGGCCGTAATCCTGGGCACGCCCGTGGCCTATCTGTTATCCCGCCGTCCTTTCCGGGGGAAAATCCTGGTGGACACCGTACTGGACCTGCCGACGGGAGTTTCCCCCATCGCCCTGGGCGCCCTCCTGTTGATTTTTTTCAACCAACCCGTCGGCCTGTGGATCCAGCAGCACCTAATCCCCGTCGTTTTCACCCCGGCGGGTATCATCGTGGCCCAGACGACCATAACCCTGGCCCTGGCCATACGGTTGATCAAAGCCGTCTTCGATTCCATCGATACCCATTATGAGCTGACGGCCCGCCTTCTGGGCGAAAGCAGCGGGGGAGCCTTTTGGCGGGTTACCCTGCCCATGGCCCGGCAGGGGATTCTCTCCGCCTTTATCCTGTCCTGGGCCCGGGCTCTGGGAGAATTCGGGGCTACCGTCACCCTGGCCGGGGCCACCAAATTCAAAACCGAAACCCTGCCCATCGCCATCTACCTGAACCTGGCCAGCGCCAATATAGAAAAGGCCGTGGTCCTGATATGGATCCTGTTGTTGGTTTCCTTTCTGGTGTTACTTTCGCTGCGCTATCTCGATAATGAGAGGAGAGCGGCCTTTTAA
- a CDS encoding DUF4231 domain-containing protein, with product MTEEEYIAKRLDDQIEWYDKKSMWNQKWYKRLKTAEFVLAASVPVLVAFVTYHWFIKVAIATAGSAVAVISAVHGLYNFHENWIEYRSVCEALKREKHLYLTRSGIYTETENPFSLLVDRVESIMARENIAWAQVHRQKVSVPQRAVLDRSSSTGS from the coding sequence GTGACGGAAGAAGAATACATCGCTAAACGTCTGGACGACCAAATAGAGTGGTACGACAAGAAAAGCATGTGGAACCAAAAATGGTACAAGCGGCTTAAGACGGCCGAGTTCGTCTTAGCAGCATCTGTGCCGGTATTGGTTGCTTTCGTTACCTATCATTGGTTCATAAAAGTGGCGATAGCGACGGCTGGCTCCGCCGTGGCGGTTATCTCGGCGGTGCACGGCCTCTATAACTTCCATGAAAACTGGATAGAGTACCGTTCTGTGTGCGAGGCTCTCAAGCGTGAAAAGCACCTGTACTTAACCAGAAGCGGCATATACACCGAGACAGAGAACCCGTTCTCCTTGCTAGTTGATAGGGTCGAGAGCATCATGGCCCGCGAGAACATCGCATGGGCGCAGGTACACCGTCAAAAGGTTTCGGTGCCCCAAAGGGCGGTGCTGGATAGGTCTTCATCCACCGGCTCGTAA
- the ftsH gene encoding ATP-dependent zinc metalloprotease FtsH — protein MNRIFKNLAVYLLIVLLAVSILRISSPVERTVQELDFTRFYQLVEQGQVQEVTITPERDIYKIAGTLKDGTKFSVNALPSQNLIDLLASKNVPTKMLPAPEAPWWTNLLGTFLPILLLVGLVLFMMQQTQGGGSRVMQFGRSRARLHTPDEKRKVTFADVAGADEVKEELEEIVEFLKNPRKFNELGARIPKGVLLYGPPGTGKTLLARAVAGEAGVPFFSISGSDFVEMFVGVGASRVRDLFDQAKKNAPCIVFIDEIDAVGRQRGAGLGGGHDEREQTLNQLLVEMDGFSPNEGIIIIAATNRPDILDPALLRPGRFDRQIVVDVPDINGRKEILKVHVRGKPLDANVDLDVLARRTPGFTGADLANMVNEAALLAARRGKKKISMQEMEEAIERVIAGPEKKSRVISEFEKRLVAYHEAGHALLGHYLPHTDPLHKVSIIPRGRAGGYTLLLPKEDRRYMTKSQILDQVTMLLGGRVAEELVLNEVSTGAQNDLERATELVRKMITEFGMSEELGPLTFGRKQETVFLGRDIARDRNYSEAVAFSIDKEARRIIDECYNRAEQILKDHMEELHLVAKALMEKETLEAEEFTAILEEYNRSREAGPEEGRVPTAAAPVLNINIKPTDPDHNAKDLLLKLTYQLFCLKGVW, from the coding sequence TTGAACCGTATTTTTAAGAACCTGGCCGTATACCTGTTAATAGTTCTGCTAGCTGTTTCTATTTTAAGAATATCATCACCGGTAGAAAGAACGGTGCAAGAGCTGGATTTTACGCGCTTTTACCAGCTGGTGGAGCAGGGCCAGGTTCAGGAAGTAACCATTACACCGGAGAGGGATATATATAAGATAGCGGGGACGCTGAAGGACGGCACCAAGTTTAGCGTGAATGCCCTGCCTTCCCAGAACTTGATCGACCTTCTGGCCAGCAAAAACGTGCCCACCAAGATGCTGCCCGCCCCCGAGGCGCCCTGGTGGACCAACCTTCTGGGCACCTTCTTACCCATCCTTTTACTGGTAGGCCTTGTCCTATTCATGATGCAGCAGACCCAGGGCGGGGGCTCCCGGGTGATGCAGTTCGGCCGGAGCAGGGCCCGCTTGCACACTCCGGATGAGAAGCGCAAGGTCACCTTTGCCGATGTGGCCGGGGCCGACGAGGTAAAGGAAGAGCTGGAGGAAATAGTGGAGTTCCTCAAGAACCCCCGCAAATTTAACGAACTGGGAGCGCGGATCCCCAAGGGGGTTCTCCTCTACGGTCCCCCCGGCACAGGCAAAACTCTGCTGGCCCGCGCGGTGGCCGGGGAGGCGGGAGTGCCCTTTTTTAGCATCAGCGGCTCCGACTTTGTGGAAATGTTTGTGGGTGTGGGGGCCTCCCGGGTCAGGGACCTCTTCGACCAGGCCAAGAAAAACGCCCCCTGTATAGTGTTCATCGACGAGATCGACGCCGTGGGCCGGCAGCGGGGGGCCGGGCTGGGAGGCGGCCACGACGAGCGGGAGCAGACATTAAACCAGCTCCTGGTGGAGATGGACGGTTTCAGCCCCAATGAAGGAATTATCATCATTGCGGCTACCAACCGGCCGGACATCCTGGATCCCGCCCTCTTGCGGCCGGGACGCTTCGACCGCCAGATTGTGGTCGACGTGCCGGACATCAACGGCCGGAAGGAGATCCTTAAAGTCCACGTCCGGGGCAAGCCCCTGGACGCCAATGTGGATCTGGACGTGCTGGCCCGGCGCACCCCCGGCTTTACGGGAGCCGACCTGGCCAATATGGTGAACGAGGCTGCTTTGCTGGCCGCGCGGCGGGGCAAAAAGAAGATCTCCATGCAGGAGATGGAAGAGGCCATTGAGCGGGTGATTGCCGGCCCGGAAAAGAAATCAAGGGTGATCAGCGAATTCGAAAAGCGGCTGGTGGCCTACCACGAGGCAGGCCATGCCCTGCTGGGGCACTACCTGCCCCATACGGATCCCCTCCATAAAGTTTCCATTATCCCCCGGGGCCGGGCCGGAGGATATACCCTGCTGTTGCCCAAGGAAGACCGGCGCTATATGACCAAGTCCCAGATCCTCGACCAGGTCACCATGCTCTTGGGCGGCCGGGTGGCCGAAGAGCTGGTGCTGAACGAGGTGAGCACCGGGGCCCAGAACGATCTAGAACGGGCCACCGAACTGGTGCGGAAAATGATCACCGAATTCGGCATGTCCGAGGAGCTGGGGCCCCTCACCTTCGGCCGCAAGCAGGAGACGGTCTTCTTGGGACGGGATATTGCCCGCGACCGCAATTACAGCGAAGCCGTAGCCTTCTCCATCGACAAGGAAGCCCGGCGCATTATTGATGAGTGCTACAACCGGGCGGAGCAGATCCTGAAGGACCACATGGAAGAGCTGCACCTGGTGGCCAAGGCCCTGATGGAGAAGGAAACCCTGGAGGCCGAGGAATTCACGGCCATCCTCGAGGAATACAACCGCAGCCGCGAAGCCGGCCCGGAAGAGGGCCGGGTCCCGACTGCGGCGGCGCCGGTGCTCAATATCAATATTAAACCCACCGATCCGGACCACAACGCCAAAGATCTACTGCTCAAGCTTACGTACCAGCTATTCTGCTTGAAAGGGGTATGGTAG